From one Methylomonas paludis genomic stretch:
- a CDS encoding non-ribosomal peptide synthetase, which translates to MILEKLPTSQTDVPVAVLPTDRPRAAVPAYQAASQSLVVPDDLTAALTALSLQQNVSLLSVMLSGFQVLLYRYTSEPELLLAVVAPDQLGIDLQDQQALYAKLSLIPSLISAQTSFTDLLLQIEQSRRDIQLEKAAGHTNSQADLTNLPLLFSLNTTLGFTQLAGEFKFELCLELSQSTQGLTIKAIYAADLFDAATISRLLDHYLRLLAGACANPAALPQHLPLLGTAEQQQLQAWNNTSQPYPQHSFVQTLFEQQVARTPDAIAVSFADRHVSYAELNSRANQLAHRLIAAGVKPDSLVAICTERSPDMLVALLAAWKAGGAFLPIDPKTPRDRLAFILADSIPIALLVPNHLADLFDNITGTTTVLDIAASQWPYSGATGENPDPHSLGLSAENLAYAIYTSGSTGKPKKAGVIQRGLLNHLPWYISHTELGPGDAMLLVTSYAFDLSQRVIFGPLLSGARLVLATEPFDPQAIVKLVAKQQVTITNLTPSGFHALIDAAKHGELASLQRVYLGGESILVDKLLEMPAPRPAFVNCYGPTECTATATVFSVADLAQYRNRPIPIGKPIANARIYILDQQLQLVPIGVSGEIYIAGVPVGRGYLQQDELTAERFLPDIYSGDVNARMYKTGDLGRWLADGNIEFLGRNDFQIKLRGFRIEQGEIETVLRQHPQLREVVVDVYEPVPGDKRLVAYCIAESAKHPAIADLHQFLKPLLPAYMLPASYVFIDSIPLNRNGKLDRKALPKPSTDSDARDYAPPRNEIETTLVSIWKHVLGVDKIGIRDNFFDMGGYSLLAVSLLQEIKQDFGLELELGRIYHSPTIAELAVDMFSQPHSPWYSLAPIQTQGKLPPLFSIHTISLLDLPQRLGKDQPLYFLRYGMVANAGTESIYLPSVEELAAHYIAEMQQVQPQGPYHLMGFSFGGLIAYEMACQLVANGQQVDFLCLLDTYLTTEKARLPWTSFVRNLLKLSGKEFYSKLQSVLARFKSKKPTTAIPVFDPYVYAPEPDRYASSRYKPGIYPGHVTLIQAEDSKQTLLYSFKDPEVAWRKFLGERLEVQNIPGEHYTIFSEQYIGTLADTLKSCLAQASAKAVNHPL; encoded by the coding sequence ATGATTTTAGAAAAACTGCCTACATCACAAACAGATGTCCCAGTCGCTGTACTGCCCACCGACAGACCGCGTGCTGCCGTACCGGCTTATCAAGCGGCTAGTCAGTCCCTGGTCGTGCCTGACGATTTAACGGCAGCATTAACCGCCCTCAGTCTGCAACAAAATGTCAGCCTGCTCAGCGTCATGCTGAGTGGATTTCAGGTATTGCTGTATCGCTATACCAGCGAGCCGGAACTGCTGTTGGCGGTTGTAGCCCCGGATCAGCTCGGCATTGATCTGCAAGATCAGCAGGCACTGTACGCCAAGCTCAGCTTAATCCCCAGCCTTATCAGCGCTCAGACCAGCTTTACCGATTTATTGCTGCAAATAGAGCAAAGCCGGCGTGACATCCAACTGGAAAAAGCCGCCGGTCACACCAATAGCCAGGCGGATTTAACCAATTTGCCCCTATTGTTCAGCCTCAATACCACGCTCGGTTTTACCCAACTGGCCGGTGAATTCAAATTTGAACTATGCCTGGAACTCAGCCAATCGACACAAGGCTTAACCATAAAAGCAATTTATGCCGCTGACTTATTCGATGCCGCCACCATCAGCCGGTTGCTGGATCATTATTTACGCCTGCTGGCTGGGGCTTGCGCCAATCCGGCGGCACTACCGCAGCATCTACCTTTACTCGGCACAGCTGAACAACAGCAACTGCAAGCATGGAATAACACCTCCCAGCCTTACCCGCAACACAGCTTTGTACAGACTTTATTTGAACAGCAGGTGGCGCGTACTCCGGATGCCATCGCCGTCAGCTTTGCCGACCGGCATGTCAGCTATGCCGAACTTAACAGCCGCGCCAATCAACTGGCCCATCGCCTGATAGCTGCCGGCGTCAAACCCGACAGCCTGGTGGCTATCTGCACCGAGCGCTCTCCGGATATGCTGGTGGCCTTGCTGGCTGCCTGGAAAGCCGGCGGTGCTTTTTTGCCCATTGATCCCAAAACCCCCAGAGACCGTTTGGCATTCATTCTGGCCGACAGCATCCCCATCGCCTTGCTGGTACCCAACCATCTGGCGGATTTATTCGATAACATCACCGGCACTACCACTGTCCTGGACATAGCCGCCAGCCAGTGGCCGTACTCAGGTGCGACCGGCGAAAATCCCGATCCGCACAGCCTGGGCCTAAGCGCAGAAAATTTGGCTTATGCCATCTATACTTCCGGTTCTACCGGCAAACCCAAAAAAGCCGGGGTTATCCAGCGCGGATTACTTAATCATCTGCCCTGGTATATCAGCCACACCGAACTGGGTCCCGGCGATGCCATGCTATTGGTCACCTCATACGCCTTTGATTTGTCACAACGGGTAATTTTCGGGCCACTGTTGTCAGGGGCGCGGCTGGTACTGGCCACTGAACCGTTTGATCCGCAAGCCATCGTTAAACTGGTGGCCAAACAGCAGGTCACTATCACCAATTTGACCCCCAGCGGTTTTCATGCCCTGATTGATGCTGCCAAACATGGCGAACTGGCAAGTTTGCAACGGGTTTATTTGGGCGGCGAATCCATTTTGGTGGATAAATTATTAGAAATGCCCGCACCGCGTCCGGCATTTGTCAATTGCTACGGCCCCACCGAATGTACCGCTACCGCCACCGTTTTTTCGGTGGCCGATTTGGCGCAATACCGTAACCGGCCCATCCCCATCGGCAAACCCATCGCCAACGCCCGTATCTACATACTGGATCAACAGCTGCAATTAGTGCCGATCGGCGTCAGCGGTGAAATATACATTGCCGGGGTACCGGTAGGCCGGGGTTATTTGCAACAAGATGAATTAACTGCCGAACGCTTCCTGCCCGACATCTATAGCGGCGATGTCAATGCCAGGATGTATAAAACCGGCGACTTGGGACGCTGGCTGGCCGACGGCAATATCGAGTTTTTAGGGCGTAATGACTTCCAGATTAAATTACGCGGCTTTCGCATAGAGCAGGGCGAAATCGAAACCGTGCTGCGCCAACATCCGCAATTACGTGAGGTGGTTGTCGATGTTTATGAGCCGGTGCCGGGGGATAAGCGTCTGGTGGCTTACTGCATAGCCGAATCGGCCAAGCACCCAGCCATAGCCGATTTACATCAGTTCCTGAAACCACTGTTACCGGCCTATATGCTGCCGGCCAGCTATGTGTTTATTGACTCTATACCACTCAACCGTAATGGTAAACTGGATCGTAAGGCCTTGCCCAAACCCTCAACCGACAGCGATGCCAGAGATTACGCGCCGCCGCGTAATGAAATTGAAACAACCTTGGTCAGCATCTGGAAGCATGTGCTGGGTGTGGATAAAATCGGCATTCGTGACAATTTTTTTGATATGGGCGGCTACTCCCTGCTGGCGGTCAGCCTGTTGCAGGAAATCAAACAGGATTTTGGTCTGGAACTGGAACTGGGCCGGATTTATCACTCACCCACCATTGCCGAACTGGCAGTGGATATGTTTAGTCAGCCGCATAGTCCCTGGTATTCATTGGCGCCTATCCAAACTCAGGGTAAGCTACCACCATTGTTTTCCATCCATACCATTTCCCTGTTGGATTTACCGCAACGCTTAGGCAAAGATCAGCCCTTGTATTTCCTGCGTTATGGCATGGTGGCTAATGCCGGCACAGAAAGCATATATTTGCCTTCGGTAGAAGAACTGGCCGCTCACTATATTGCCGAAATGCAGCAAGTGCAGCCGCAAGGCCCTTACCATTTGATGGGCTTTTCTTTCGGCGGCCTGATCGCCTATGAAATGGCCTGTCAACTGGTGGCCAATGGTCAGCAAGTCGATTTTCTGTGCTTGCTGGATACCTATCTGACTACCGAAAAAGCTCGCTTACCTTGGACTAGCTTTGTGCGCAATCTCTTAAAACTGAGTGGCAAAGAATTTTACAGCAAACTGCAAAGCGTGTTGGCTCGCTTTAAATCCAAAAAGCCCACCACAGCAATCCCGGTATTCGATCCCTATGTCTATGCCCCGGAACCTGACAGATACGCCAGCAGCCGTTATAAGCCAGGCATCTATCCAGGCCATGTCACCCTGATTCAGGCTGAAGATTCCAAACAAACCCTGTTGTACAGTTTTAAGGACCCCGAAGTTGCCTGGCGTAAATTTTTGGGTGAGCGTTTGGAGGTTCAGAACATACCCGGCGAACATTACACTATTTTTTCTGAGCAATATATCGGAACGCTTGCCGATACTTTAAAATCCTGTCTGGCTCAAGCTTCCGCTAAAGCCGTTAACCATCCTCTTTGA
- a CDS encoding SLBB domain-containing protein, with product MTKFATARLPICYIAILLISIFCRAALAEPSPEDDYSLGAGDIIKVQFFESPALNSEVRISESGTVNLPMIGKLNVGGLNTDETSHLIEAAYQNAGLIKNAHVSVMITQFNSRQVSVLGQVNKPGKFVLDKYSTVIDLLATAGGINPNGGNKAYLIRKIDGQEQKITIDLNAVLDKQSEKNVQVLTGDIIYVPDAEKYYIYGEVLKTGIIKLEPNMTVLHAISAAGGITSRGSLRGVELKRLDKQGNIQTLDVELDELVQPNDVIYIPEGWL from the coding sequence ATGACTAAATTTGCTACCGCTCGACTGCCTATCTGCTATATTGCTATATTACTGATCAGTATTTTTTGTCGGGCAGCTCTGGCCGAACCCAGCCCCGAAGACGATTACAGCTTAGGTGCCGGCGATATTATTAAAGTGCAGTTTTTCGAATCGCCCGCGCTTAACTCCGAAGTGCGTATCAGCGAATCAGGAACCGTCAATTTGCCCATGATAGGCAAATTAAATGTCGGCGGATTAAACACCGATGAAACCAGTCATTTAATCGAGGCAGCCTACCAGAATGCGGGATTGATCAAAAATGCCCATGTCTCGGTGATGATCACCCAATTCAACAGCCGTCAGGTGTCCGTATTGGGCCAGGTCAACAAACCCGGCAAATTTGTGCTGGATAAATACAGCACCGTCATCGATTTGCTGGCAACCGCCGGCGGTATTAACCCCAATGGCGGCAATAAAGCCTATTTAATCCGCAAAATAGATGGTCAAGAACAAAAAATAACCATAGATCTCAATGCGGTACTGGACAAACAGTCAGAAAAAAATGTCCAGGTATTAACCGGCGATATTATCTATGTGCCGGATGCCGAAAAATACTACATATATGGCGAAGTGTTAAAAACCGGTATAATAAAACTTGAGCCCAATATGACAGTATTGCACGCCATATCTGCCGCAGGTGGAATAACAAGTAGAGGCTCATTACGGGGTGTCGAGCTCAAACGTCTGGATAAACAGGGTAACATTCAAACCCTGGATGTTGAATTAGACGAACTTGTGCAGCCCAATGACGTCATCTATATTCCGGAAGGCTGGCTCTGA
- a CDS encoding thioesterase domain-containing protein, with translation MSNYTPPRNDVENQLVDIWKTLLEIDEVGIHDNFFDLGGFSLTALELTLEIKDQFNQEINLGRVYQAPTIAELAVEIFKNQQVQMYSLVPIQTQGSKPPLFSIHTISLLDLPQRLGKDQPLYFLRYGMAASAAEAKIHLPTVEELAAHYISEIRQVQPQGPYFLMGFSFGGLIAYEMAYQLAQSGQQVKFLGLLDTYLDDDKYLLPWPTLLGNIVKHFPKIIRKLWLKLQNRVKPTNEKPVFDPHDYAPAPDQYARRHYQPKIYSGIVTLIQAAQPKQFLLHRYVDPEFAWRKLLGENLRVELIPGEHYAIFTEQHIASLADKLNECLNSAHNQA, from the coding sequence ATGTCTAACTACACCCCCCCTCGCAACGATGTCGAAAATCAGCTGGTTGATATTTGGAAAACCCTGCTGGAAATAGACGAAGTAGGTATCCACGACAATTTTTTTGATCTGGGTGGTTTTTCTTTGACCGCGTTGGAATTGACGCTGGAAATCAAAGACCAGTTTAACCAGGAAATCAATCTGGGCCGGGTTTACCAGGCTCCGACCATCGCCGAACTGGCCGTGGAAATTTTTAAAAATCAGCAAGTCCAGATGTACTCGCTGGTGCCTATTCAAACTCAGGGCAGCAAGCCGCCGCTGTTTTCCATCCATACCATTTCCTTGCTGGATTTGCCGCAACGGCTGGGTAAGGATCAACCCCTGTATTTTTTACGTTACGGCATGGCGGCCAGCGCTGCCGAAGCCAAAATTCATCTACCGACGGTTGAAGAACTGGCTGCGCATTATATTAGCGAAATCCGCCAGGTACAGCCACAAGGCCCTTATTTTCTGATGGGGTTCTCCTTTGGCGGCCTGATAGCCTATGAAATGGCCTATCAACTAGCCCAGAGCGGTCAGCAAGTCAAATTTCTGGGGCTGCTGGATACTTATCTGGATGACGATAAATACCTGTTGCCCTGGCCGACATTGCTGGGCAATATTGTCAAACACTTCCCGAAAATTATCCGCAAATTATGGCTAAAACTGCAAAATCGGGTCAAGCCGACCAATGAGAAACCGGTATTCGACCCCCATGACTACGCCCCCGCACCGGATCAATATGCCCGCCGCCATTATCAGCCCAAAATATATTCAGGAATAGTCACGCTGATCCAGGCCGCCCAGCCTAAACAGTTTTTACTGCACCGTTATGTAGACCCGGAATTTGCCTGGCGCAAGCTGTTGGGCGAAAATTTGCGGGTCGAACTCATTCCCGGCGAACACTATGCTATTTTTACCGAGCAACATATCGCCTCACTGGCCGATAAACTGAATGAATGCCTGAATTCGGCACATAACCAAGCCTGA
- a CDS encoding polysaccharide biosynthesis tyrosine autokinase gives MTELNQAADQLKPASPAQAGNRKLLGELLVAAGILKQPDIDRILQLQKKQGLLFGEAAVKLGLLEPAQILPLLAQQYGYPYLNPQQSQYSQELVMAFQPFSAQAEAFRSLRSELLQNWFNDPANKALAFLGLGETTGCSFICANLAVSFSQLGLRTLLIDTDLRKPRLHEIFGLSSTYGFADALAGRIDLAQAIQQLPDITDLSILPTGAPPPNPQELLAKPIFKQVLQTLAAQYDVILIDTTNGLLYADFKPVLATAGGAVLTSRNHHSFLNDVRILQQQISGAQAKLVGVVLNEF, from the coding sequence ATGACCGAACTAAATCAAGCGGCGGATCAGCTTAAGCCGGCATCACCCGCTCAAGCCGGCAACCGCAAACTGTTGGGCGAATTACTGGTAGCCGCCGGTATCCTCAAACAGCCGGATATTGATCGCATCCTGCAATTGCAAAAAAAACAGGGATTGCTTTTTGGTGAAGCGGCGGTGAAACTGGGTTTGCTGGAGCCAGCCCAAATTTTGCCGCTGTTGGCCCAGCAATATGGCTACCCGTATTTAAATCCCCAGCAAAGCCAGTACAGCCAGGAACTGGTAATGGCCTTCCAGCCATTCAGCGCCCAGGCCGAAGCCTTTCGTTCCTTACGCAGTGAACTATTACAGAACTGGTTCAATGACCCGGCCAATAAAGCCCTTGCCTTCCTGGGTCTGGGCGAGACCACCGGCTGCAGCTTTATTTGCGCCAACCTGGCCGTGAGTTTTTCCCAACTGGGTTTGCGCACCCTGCTGATAGACACCGACCTGCGTAAGCCCAGACTGCATGAGATTTTTGGCCTCAGCAGCACTTATGGTTTTGCCGATGCCCTGGCCGGACGTATAGACCTGGCGCAAGCCATTCAGCAACTGCCGGACATTACCGATCTATCGATATTGCCGACCGGAGCGCCGCCGCCCAATCCTCAGGAACTGCTGGCCAAACCCATCTTCAAGCAGGTGTTACAGACCCTGGCTGCCCAATACGATGTGATATTAATCGATACCACCAATGGTTTGCTGTATGCCGATTTCAAGCCGGTACTTGCCACCGCCGGAGGGGCGGTATTGACTAGCCGTAATCACCACAGCTTTCTCAACGATGTGCGTATCTTACAGCAGCAAATTAGTGGAGCTCAAGCCAAATTGGTAGGAGTAGTGCTGAACGAGTTTTAA
- the epsF gene encoding chain length determinant protein EpsF — MSASQFLLILQSSYRIILFTILITVSTALVVSLRMPKSYQGNSSVLINIKNSDPITGMVLNPQLLSGYMANQVDIIKSRTVALKVVERMKLAEMPSFTKMYWAATKGQGDIHNWIADKLLDSYIDVKPSRESSVISVTCTGDSAQFASDLTNNFLAAYMEANLEMSVGPALQQSVWYDEQIQQLRANVENQQKKLSDFQQQTGYIANDKTLDIEFSRLAELSTAVVGSQTRAYEGLTRTRQISNARSNQKIGDLPEVLDSPLIQGLKADLARASGHLAEIDKSLDHNHPDYQHALAEVQNLQQKIDAEIHNRQSSLINSANQAKDMEAELRNALIEQKARLIALKQQRDTNDLLTQDLVSARSAWDSTTLRANQIRLESKRNLTDISVLNAAIPPLKHASPKIPVNIAISVVLGGLLGIGIGFMSAMINRRIHSKDDIIQELNLPLLTIIPAPQADKLGFSLKNWQAAGIKLRTKLLSRISRKEGHA, encoded by the coding sequence ATGAGCGCATCCCAATTTCTGCTGATTCTGCAGTCCAGCTACCGCATTATCCTGTTTACTATCTTAATTACCGTATCTACCGCCTTGGTGGTCAGTTTACGGATGCCCAAAAGTTATCAGGGTAACTCCTCAGTACTCATCAACATTAAAAACTCCGACCCCATTACCGGCATGGTGCTTAATCCGCAGCTATTATCCGGATACATGGCAAATCAGGTCGATATCATCAAAAGCCGCACCGTAGCACTCAAAGTGGTGGAGAGGATGAAACTGGCCGAAATGCCCAGTTTCACCAAAATGTACTGGGCCGCAACCAAAGGTCAGGGCGATATCCATAACTGGATAGCCGATAAACTGCTGGATAGCTATATTGATGTCAAACCCTCCCGGGAAAGCAGTGTCATCTCCGTTACCTGCACCGGCGACAGCGCCCAATTTGCCAGTGACTTAACCAACAACTTTTTAGCGGCTTACATGGAAGCCAATCTGGAAATGTCGGTAGGCCCGGCTCTCCAGCAATCCGTTTGGTATGATGAACAAATTCAACAATTGCGCGCCAATGTGGAAAATCAGCAAAAGAAATTATCCGATTTTCAACAGCAAACCGGCTATATAGCCAATGATAAAACCCTGGATATCGAATTCAGCCGGCTGGCCGAACTTTCCACCGCCGTGGTTGGTTCCCAAACCAGGGCTTACGAAGGTCTGACCCGCACCCGCCAGATCAGCAACGCCCGTTCCAATCAAAAAATCGGCGATCTGCCGGAGGTGCTGGATAGCCCCTTGATTCAGGGCCTGAAAGCTGATTTGGCCAGAGCTTCCGGACACCTGGCCGAAATTGATAAATCCCTGGATCATAATCACCCGGATTATCAACATGCTTTGGCCGAGGTGCAGAACCTGCAACAAAAAATTGACGCTGAAATCCATAACAGACAAAGCTCGCTGATAAATTCAGCCAATCAGGCCAAAGACATGGAGGCCGAACTCAGAAATGCCCTGATCGAACAAAAAGCCCGCTTGATAGCCCTCAAACAGCAGCGCGACACCAACGACCTGTTAACCCAGGATTTGGTCAGCGCCCGTAGCGCCTGGGATTCCACCACCTTGCGCGCCAACCAGATTCGCCTGGAAAGTAAACGCAACCTCACCGACATTTCCGTCCTGAATGCCGCCATACCGCCCCTAAAACACGCTTCACCGAAAATCCCGGTGAATATCGCCATCTCCGTCGTGCTGGGCGGCTTATTAGGCATAGGCATAGGCTTTATGTCAGCCATGATCAACCGACGAATCCATTCTAAAGACGATATCATTCAGGAGCTTAATTTGCCCCTGTTGACCATCATTCCAGCGCCGCAGGCCGATAAACTCGGCTTCAGCCTGAAAAACTGGCAAGCGGCAGGTATAAAGCTGCGCACCAAACTGCTAAGCCGTATTTCGCGCAAGGAAGGCCACGCATGA